In the genome of Triticum urartu cultivar G1812 chromosome 5, Tu2.1, whole genome shotgun sequence, one region contains:
- the LOC125510137 gene encoding UDP-glycosyltransferase 91B1-like, translating to MDANADARSSSSPMHIVIFPWLAFGHMIPLLELAERLVARGHRVSFVSTPRNLSRLRPVVGVHFVALPLPRVDGLPEGAEATSDLPPSPGNLAELLLKAADGLVGPFSAFLDEGKKPDWLVLDNLHYLAAAAAADRGVPSVMFLPFAAASTALWGVPRVSTVVDPELGATVPQRFVLTYQCCKIVAQRCCVEFDPEAVPLLPGVLGKPFAPMGLLPPPPLRASSNNEGDELVSWLDRHPAKSVVYVALGTEAPLTTELVHELAIGLELAGTPFLWALRKVGDQDVLPPGFEERIKGRGLVAMGMVPQTRVLAHGSVGAFLTHSGPGSAIEGIQYGHPLVMLPFFGDQQTGAQFMERKKVGLLVPRNGEDGLSFDRQGVASTVRAVVVDEQAGRVFAANANKWQQVVADTACHERYIDEFVQQLRFYKDQ from the coding sequence ATGGACGCCAACGCCGATGCCCGCTCCTCGTCCTCGCCCATGCACATCGTCATCTTCCCGTGGCTCGCGTTCGGGCACATGATCCCCTTGCTGGAGCTTGCAGAGCGCCTGGTGGCGCGCGGCCACCGCGTCTCCTTCGTCTCCACGCCGCGCAACCTCAGCCGGCTCCGGCCGGTCGTCGGCGTCCACTTCGTCGCCCTGCCGCTGCCCCGCGTGGACGGCCTCCCGGAGGGAGCCGAGGCCACCTCCGACCTCCCGCCCAGTCCCGGCAACCTGGCCGAGCTTCTACTCAAGGCCGCCGACGGCCTCGTCGGCCCATTCTCCGCCTTCCTCGACGAGGGCAAGAAGCCAGACTGGCTCGTCCTCGACAACCTCCACTACCTGGcagcggccgccgccgccgaccgagGCGTGCCGTCCGTGATGTTCCTCCCCTTCGCCGCCGCGTCGACCGCGCTCTGGGGCGTGCCGCGTGTGTCCACGGTGGTGGACCCAGAGCTAGGGGCGACCGTGCCCCAGCGCTTCGTGCTAACCTACCAGTGCTGCAAGATCGTCGCCCAGCGGTGCTGCGTGGAGTTCGACCCCGAGGCCGTGCCTCTGCTGCCGGGCGTCCTGGGCAAGCCGTTCGCCCCTATGGgcctgctgccgccgccgcctctgaGGGCGAGTTCGAATAATGAAGGTGACGAGCTCGTGTCATGGCTGGACCGGCATCCGGCAAAATCCGTCGTCTACGTCGCGCTGGGAACCGAAGCGCCGCTGACCACCGAGCTGGTGCACGAGCTGGCCATCGGCCTGGAGCTCGCCGGTACGCCGTTCCTGTGGGCTCTGAGGAAGGTCGGCGACCAAGACGTTCTTCCTCCGGGCTTCGAGGAGCGCATCAAGGGCCGCGGCCTCGTGGCGATGGGGATGGTTCCGCAGACCAGGGTGCTAGCGCACGGCTCCGTGGGCGCGTTCCTCACGCACAGCGGGCCGGGCTCCGCCATCGAGGGGATCCAGTATGGGCATCCCCTCGTCATGCTGCCCTTCTTCGGAGACCAACAGACGGGGGCTCAGTTCATGGAGAGGAAGAAGGTCGGTCTGCTGGTGCCGAGGAACGGGGAGGATGGACTGTCTTTTGACCGGCAAGGCGTCGCGTCCACGGTCCGGGCCGTCGTGGTGGACGAGCAAGCAGGACGCGTCTTCGCCGCCAATGCCAACAAGTGGCAGCAGGTTGTCGCGGACACTGCCTGCCATGAGAGGTACATCGATGAGTTCGTTCAGCAACTCCGATTCTACAAGGACCAGTGA
- the LOC125510138 gene encoding uncharacterized protein LOC125510138, protein MPAPLAASWRRHASAAASSSTPRTLLLLVPVLILLVFVLSRAPDLTFAPASAASPHLPARLRPFDCYASPQASPVLASLVEGVPRPFLYSLADLGSLPDRPHRNIARLLKGKRFRKPDISQTIQELLAGEVGRGSGGGVVVDVGANVGMAAFAAAVMGFRVVAFEPVFENLQRICDGVYLNRVQDQVVVYHAAASDRVGNITMHKVIGRLDNSAISATGAKLAFKSNEEVAVEVATIPLDEVIPDAERVVLIKIDVQGWESHVLRGASKLLSRRRGEAPYLIYEEDERLLQASNSSAQEIRAFLGSVGYNQCTRHGTDAHCTKE, encoded by the exons ATGCCGGCGCCGCTCGCCGCCTCCTGGCGCCGGCATGCCTCCGCCGCGGCGTCCTCCTCCACTCCCAGGACCCTCCTCTTGCTCGTCCCGGTTCTCAtcctcctcgtcttcgtcctCTCCAGAGCCCCAGATCTCACCTTCGCCCCCGCCAGTGCCGCCTCACCCCACCTCCCGGCCCGGCTGCGCCCCTTCGACTGCTACGCCTCGCCGCAGGCCTCCCCGGTCTTGGCCAGCCTCGTGGAGGGCGTGCCCCGCCCCTTCCTCTACTCCCTCGCCGACCTGGGGTCCCTCCCCGACCGCCCGCACCGGAACATCGCCCGCCTCCTCAAGGGCAAGCGCTTCCGCAAGCCCGACATCTCCCAGACAATCCAGGAACTGCTCGCGGGGGAGGTGgggaggggctccggcggcggggtGGTGGTGGACGTCGGGGCCAATGTTGGGATGGCGGCCTTCGCGGCGGCCGTGATGGGGTTCCGGGTGGTGGCATTCGAGCCGGTATTCGAGAACCTGCAGCGGATCTGCGACGGGGTGTACCTGAACCGGGTGCAGGACCAGGTGGTGGTGTATCATGCTGCAGCATCTGACCGGGTTGGGAACATCACAATGCATAAG GTGATCGGACGACTCGACAACAGTGCTATATCTGCAACTGGTGCGAAGTTAGCATTCAAATCTAATGAAGAAGTTGCTGTCGAGGTTGCTACAATCCCATTGGATGAAGTCATTCCAGATGCAGAGCGAGTGGTTCTGATCAAAATTGACGTTCAAGGTTGGGAATCTCATGTTCTGAGAGGTGCATCAAAGTTGCTCTCGAGGAGGAGAGGTGAAGCTCCCTACCTTATATACGAAGAGGACGAGCGCCTGCTGCAGGCGAGCAACAGTAGTGCACAAGAGATAAGGGCATTTCTTGGCAGTGTTGGTTACAATCAGTGTACGCGGCATGGGACGGATGCTCACTGTACAAAAGAATAG